Proteins encoded in a region of the Streptomyces akebiae genome:
- a CDS encoding ABC transporter ATP-binding protein: MSTPETTAERQPPTWRLLLGYVRPHRGALLLGALLSLVTGATGLALPLVARELIDDLSHDRTITWALLLMSALVVGNAAVGAVGSYVLRRTAESVVLGARRALSSYLLRLRITAVDRSEPGDLMARITSDTTLLREVTTDTLVGLGTGGLTLVATVVLMGLVDPVLLLVTLGVIVGAGVVFGVIVPRINRASRAAQDAVGAMGASLERILGALRTVKASGAEHREEETIHAAAEESWRQSVRAAKWSAAAGNTAGLAMQIAFITVLAVGGARVATGAIDVGTLVAFLLYVFYLMSPIQQVVGAITQYQTGAAALARIQEALRLPAEPPARPAPLPSSDAAPAALAFDEVRFRYADDLPYVHHGVTFEVPARGMTAFVGPSGAGKTTVFSLIERFYDPEAGLITVDGRDVAEWDLSRLRSAIGYVEQDAPVLSGTLRDNLLLGNPRADEAEVGRVLKTTRLDGLVARLPQGLETLVGHRGTKLSGGERQRVAIARALLRRPRLLLLDEATSQLDAVNEAALRDTVADVARTTTVLVVAHRLSTVTMADRIVVMDAGRVRAVGTHRELVAADPLYAELAATQFLATAG; encoded by the coding sequence GTGAGCACCCCTGAGACCACCGCCGAGCGGCAGCCACCCACCTGGCGGCTGCTGCTCGGCTATGTACGGCCCCACCGTGGGGCACTGCTGCTGGGCGCGCTGCTGTCCCTCGTCACCGGGGCCACCGGCCTCGCCCTGCCGCTGGTGGCCCGGGAGCTGATCGACGACCTGTCGCACGACCGGACGATCACCTGGGCGCTGCTCCTGATGTCCGCGCTGGTGGTGGGCAACGCGGCGGTGGGCGCGGTGGGTTCGTACGTCCTGCGGCGCACCGCCGAGTCGGTGGTGCTCGGCGCGCGCCGCGCCCTGTCGTCGTATCTGCTGCGGCTGCGGATCACGGCGGTGGACCGCAGCGAACCGGGCGACCTGATGGCACGGATCACCTCCGACACCACCCTGTTGCGCGAGGTCACCACCGACACCCTGGTGGGCCTCGGCACCGGTGGGCTCACCCTGGTGGCGACGGTGGTGCTGATGGGTCTGGTGGATCCGGTACTGCTGCTCGTGACCCTGGGCGTGATCGTGGGCGCGGGCGTGGTGTTCGGGGTGATCGTGCCGCGCATCAACCGGGCGAGCAGGGCCGCGCAGGACGCGGTCGGCGCGATGGGGGCCTCGCTGGAGCGGATCCTCGGCGCGCTGCGCACGGTCAAGGCGTCCGGTGCCGAGCACCGTGAGGAGGAGACGATCCACGCGGCGGCGGAGGAGTCGTGGCGGCAGAGCGTGCGGGCCGCCAAGTGGTCGGCCGCCGCCGGGAACACGGCCGGACTCGCCATGCAGATCGCTTTCATCACCGTGCTGGCGGTGGGCGGCGCGAGGGTCGCGACCGGCGCGATCGACGTGGGCACGCTGGTGGCGTTCCTGCTGTACGTCTTCTATCTGATGTCGCCGATACAGCAGGTCGTGGGCGCGATCACGCAGTACCAGACCGGTGCCGCCGCCCTCGCCCGCATCCAGGAGGCGCTGCGGCTGCCCGCCGAACCGCCCGCCCGTCCGGCCCCGCTGCCGTCCTCCGACGCGGCGCCCGCCGCGCTCGCCTTCGACGAGGTCCGTTTCCGGTACGCCGACGATCTGCCGTACGTCCACCACGGGGTGACCTTCGAGGTCCCGGCACGGGGCATGACGGCGTTCGTGGGCCCCTCGGGTGCCGGCAAGACCACGGTCTTCTCGCTGATCGAGCGGTTCTACGACCCCGAGGCGGGGCTCATCACGGTCGACGGCCGCGATGTCGCCGAGTGGGACCTGTCCCGGCTGCGGTCCGCGATCGGGTACGTCGAACAGGACGCGCCCGTGCTGTCCGGGACGCTGCGGGACAACCTGCTCCTGGGCAACCCGCGGGCCGACGAGGCCGAGGTCGGCCGTGTGCTGAAGACGACCCGCCTGGACGGACTGGTCGCCAGGCTCCCGCAGGGCCTGGAGACCCTGGTCGGCCACCGGGGCACCAAGCTCTCCGGCGGTGAGCGTCAGCGGGTCGCCATCGCGCGGGCCCTGCTCCGCCGGCCCCGGCTGCTGCTGCTCGACGAGGCGACGAGCCAGCTCGACGCGGTGAACGAGGCGGCGCTGCGCGACACGGTCGCCGATGTGGCCCGTACGACGACGGTGCTGGTCGTGGCGCACCGGCTGTCCACGGTGACGATGGCCGACCGCATCGTCGTCATGGACGCCGGCCGGGTCCGCGCGGTCGGCACCCACCGTGAACTGGTGGCCGCCGACCCGCTGTACGCGGAGCTGGCGGCCACGCAGTTCCTCGCGACGGCCGGGTGA
- a CDS encoding aldehyde dehydrogenase family protein, giving the protein MAITRDLLIGGKDVPATSGRTAEDLDPYTGEVYATVAAAGPEDVRRAVDAADAAFEEWAALTPFARRAIFFKAADLLEGRGDQVADIMAREAGGTRPWAYFNVALAANILREAAAAITAPRGEVLSSQKEGALGLAVREPLGVVAAFAPWNAPVILGVRAVAAPLAAGNTVVVKPSEDAPIACGLLVADVFREAGLPDGVLNVVTNAPEDAAEIAEALISDARVRAVNFTGSTGVGRIIGEHAARHLKPAVLELGGKNAVIVLDDADVDYAVDAVTFSVFMNAGQICMSGDRILVHESLAAEFAQKFTAKVATLQAGDPNHPHTVVGPLVSADAAQRIAALVKDAVAKGATVLTGGGQPEGAVHPATVLTDVPEDADLYYQESFGPVCVLQSFADDATAVAAANDTDNGLSCGVITENATHGLAVARRIRTGIVHVNDQSVADEPMAPFGGVKASGYGRFGGRWGIEAFSNTRWVTIAGQQSHFPF; this is encoded by the coding sequence ATGGCCATCACCCGTGACCTTCTGATCGGCGGCAAGGACGTGCCCGCCACGTCCGGCCGCACCGCCGAGGACCTCGACCCGTACACGGGGGAGGTGTACGCGACGGTCGCGGCGGCCGGGCCGGAGGACGTCCGGCGGGCCGTGGACGCCGCCGACGCGGCTTTCGAGGAGTGGGCCGCGCTCACCCCCTTCGCCCGGCGGGCGATCTTCTTCAAGGCCGCCGACCTGCTGGAGGGCCGGGGCGACCAGGTCGCCGACATCATGGCCCGCGAGGCGGGCGGCACCCGGCCGTGGGCGTACTTCAACGTGGCGCTCGCGGCGAACATCCTGCGCGAGGCGGCGGCCGCGATCACCGCGCCGCGCGGCGAAGTCCTCAGCAGCCAGAAGGAGGGCGCGCTCGGCCTCGCGGTACGCGAACCCCTCGGCGTGGTGGCCGCGTTCGCCCCCTGGAACGCGCCCGTCATCCTCGGTGTGCGGGCCGTGGCGGCGCCGCTGGCCGCCGGCAACACCGTCGTCGTCAAGCCCAGTGAGGACGCCCCGATCGCCTGCGGACTGCTGGTCGCGGACGTGTTCCGGGAGGCGGGCCTCCCCGACGGCGTGCTCAACGTCGTCACCAACGCCCCCGAGGACGCGGCGGAGATCGCCGAGGCGCTGATCTCCGACGCGCGGGTGCGCGCGGTGAACTTCACCGGCTCCACCGGCGTCGGCCGGATCATCGGCGAGCACGCGGCCCGTCATCTCAAGCCCGCCGTACTGGAGTTGGGCGGCAAGAACGCCGTGATCGTGCTCGATGACGCCGACGTGGACTACGCCGTCGACGCCGTCACCTTCAGCGTCTTCATGAACGCCGGGCAGATCTGCATGTCCGGCGACCGCATCCTCGTCCACGAGTCGCTGGCGGCGGAGTTCGCTCAGAAGTTCACCGCCAAGGTCGCCACGCTCCAGGCCGGCGACCCGAACCACCCGCACACGGTGGTCGGCCCGCTGGTCAGCGCCGACGCCGCCCAGCGGATCGCCGCGCTGGTCAAGGACGCCGTCGCCAAGGGCGCCACGGTGCTCACCGGGGGCGGGCAGCCGGAGGGCGCGGTGCACCCGGCGACCGTGCTCACCGACGTCCCCGAGGACGCCGACCTCTACTACCAGGAGTCCTTCGGACCGGTGTGCGTCCTGCAGTCGTTCGCCGACGACGCCACGGCCGTGGCCGCCGCCAACGACACCGACAACGGCCTGAGCTGCGGCGTCATCACCGAGAACGCCACCCACGGACTGGCCGTCGCGCGCCGGATCCGTACCGGCATCGTGCACGTGAACGACCAGTCGGTGGCGGACGAGCCGATGGCCCCCTTCGGCGGGGTGAAGGCCTCCGGCTACGGGCGCTTCGGCGGCCGTTGGGGCATCGAGGCGTTCTCCAACACCCGCTGGGTGACCATCGCCGGCCAGCAGTCGCACTTCCCCTTCTGA
- a CDS encoding nuclear transport factor 2 family protein, translating to MGTSTSPAFDVEALRRGTEEADAATLTSLYADDAELRVVDRNTQPSHPKVLHGRSEIGAMFDDVCSREMTHKVEQCLVQGDQVAFTESCEYPDGVKVLASSMISLKDGKIVDHTMIQAWDE from the coding sequence ATGGGCACCTCGACCAGCCCCGCCTTCGACGTCGAAGCGCTGCGCAGGGGCACGGAAGAAGCCGACGCGGCCACACTGACGTCGCTCTACGCGGACGACGCAGAACTGCGCGTCGTGGACCGCAACACCCAGCCCAGCCACCCCAAGGTCCTGCACGGCCGGTCCGAGATCGGCGCGATGTTCGACGACGTCTGCAGCCGGGAGATGACCCACAAGGTCGAGCAGTGTCTGGTCCAGGGTGACCAGGTCGCGTTCACCGAATCCTGTGAATACCCCGACGGGGTAAAGGTCCTGGCGAGCTCGATGATCTCCCTCAAGGACGGGAAGATCGTCGACCACACCATGATCCAGGCCTGGGACGAGTGA
- a CDS encoding glycosyltransferase: MTAGSRGDVAPYTGLGHGLVRAGHQVTLVTHGRFEPLVAGSGVVFHALPVDPRAELESERGQGLHRSSTGAGKLYRAMEMARSLVGRMADDLVAAARASDALLLAGTLAPLGHTIGQGLSIPSLGVNLQPLAPTGEFAPPMTGVRSWGPVVNRAAGHAVNTAVEWIFTEEVRRLRAEYGLAPTGRVAARRARERLGWPVFHGFSPRVVPRPGDWRAGLDVTGYWWPYDREDRLPAPLLDFLDAGPPPVFVGLGSATVPAPERMSGEIVRALRAAGLRGVIQQGWGELRGEGDDMFTVGEVPHSLLFPRTAAVVHHAGAGTTGAGLRAGVPAVPVPVQFDEGFWAARLVALGVSPGAVPLRGFTATALTAALRRATTDPSYGRRARALAEELRAEDGVAPVLSAVNRLAG, encoded by the coding sequence ATGACGGCGGGTTCCCGGGGTGACGTCGCGCCGTACACCGGGCTCGGACACGGGCTGGTGCGGGCGGGGCACCAGGTCACGCTGGTGACCCACGGCCGGTTCGAACCGCTGGTGGCGGGCTCGGGGGTCGTCTTCCACGCTCTGCCCGTGGATCCGCGGGCGGAGCTGGAGTCGGAGCGCGGTCAGGGACTGCACCGGAGTTCCACCGGCGCCGGGAAGCTGTACCGGGCGATGGAGATGGCCCGGAGTCTGGTGGGCCGGATGGCCGACGATCTGGTGGCCGCCGCCCGCGCCAGTGACGCCCTGCTGCTGGCGGGCACCCTGGCACCTCTTGGCCACACCATCGGCCAGGGACTCTCGATCCCGAGCCTGGGCGTCAACCTCCAACCGCTGGCGCCGACAGGTGAGTTCGCGCCTCCGATGACCGGGGTGCGCTCCTGGGGTCCGGTCGTCAACCGGGCGGCAGGGCACGCGGTGAACACGGCCGTCGAGTGGATCTTCACGGAGGAGGTGCGCCGACTGCGCGCGGAGTACGGGCTCGCGCCCACCGGCCGGGTGGCCGCGCGGCGGGCCCGGGAGCGGCTGGGCTGGCCGGTGTTCCACGGCTTCAGCCCCCGGGTGGTGCCACGGCCCGGGGACTGGCGCGCCGGGCTGGACGTCACCGGCTACTGGTGGCCGTACGACCGCGAGGACCGCCTGCCGGCCCCGCTGCTGGACTTCCTCGACGCCGGTCCGCCCCCGGTCTTCGTGGGCCTGGGCAGCGCCACCGTGCCCGCTCCCGAACGGATGAGCGGCGAGATCGTACGGGCCCTGCGGGCGGCCGGGCTGCGCGGGGTGATCCAGCAGGGCTGGGGCGAACTGCGGGGCGAGGGCGACGACATGTTCACCGTGGGCGAGGTGCCGCACTCCCTGCTCTTCCCGAGGACGGCGGCCGTCGTCCACCACGCGGGCGCGGGCACGACGGGGGCGGGCCTGCGCGCCGGGGTCCCGGCCGTTCCGGTACCCGTGCAGTTCGACGAGGGTTTCTGGGCGGCCCGTCTGGTCGCCCTCGGGGTGTCCCCGGGTGCCGTCCCGCTGCGCGGCTTCACGGCCACCGCCCTGACGGCCGCTCTGCGAAGGGCGACCACCGACCCGTCGTACGGCCGTCGCGCCCGAGCGCTGGCCGAGGAACTGCGCGCGGAGGACGGAGTGGCCCCCGTCCTGTCCGCGGTGAACCGACTGGCGGGCTGA
- a CDS encoding TetR/AcrR family transcriptional regulator, producing the protein MSGRLKQPTGRYGGRSAAERRAERRDRFLDAGLQLFGDSPGFRGTTIAALSEAAGLSTRQFYEEFRSLEDVLAALHLRVNDWAEEAALTGLATAEGESIAERATAAFLAYAANVTGDPRRLRITFTEIVGVSPRMERQRLERRARWIDFICAEATAAAERGEAVHRDYRIAATAFIGSVNGLLHDWQAGWVDAPLDEVVDELVRLLLGILRPEGWRPEEGGGAER; encoded by the coding sequence GTGTCGGGCAGGCTCAAACAGCCCACCGGCCGTTACGGGGGCAGATCCGCGGCGGAGCGCCGGGCCGAGCGCCGGGACCGCTTCCTCGACGCGGGTCTGCAACTCTTCGGCGACAGCCCCGGCTTCCGGGGGACCACGATCGCGGCGCTGAGCGAGGCCGCAGGGTTGTCGACGCGCCAGTTCTACGAGGAGTTCCGCTCCCTGGAGGACGTGCTGGCCGCCCTGCACCTGCGGGTCAACGACTGGGCCGAGGAGGCCGCGCTCACCGGACTGGCCACCGCGGAAGGGGAGTCGATCGCCGAGCGTGCCACCGCCGCGTTCCTCGCCTACGCCGCCAATGTAACCGGCGACCCGCGCCGACTGCGCATCACCTTCACCGAGATCGTCGGCGTCAGCCCCCGTATGGAGCGCCAGCGCCTCGAACGCCGCGCCCGCTGGATCGACTTCATCTGCGCCGAGGCCACCGCGGCCGCGGAGCGCGGCGAGGCCGTCCACCGGGACTACCGCATCGCCGCCACCGCCTTCATCGGCAGCGTCAACGGCCTCCTCCACGACTGGCAGGCCGGCTGGGTCGACGCCCCCCTCGACGAGGTGGTCGACGAACTGGTCCGACTGCTGCTGGGGATACTGCGACCGGAGGGTTGGCGACCGGAGGAGGGCGGAGGGGCGGAGCGGTAG
- a CDS encoding YncE family protein: protein MPLSPTRRSRRNRHLGAVGVALALTASAAATATPANAAADLREVMFVGNNWEGTADVIKSSGDFAKIGRVNVIPDKDARMAEINADPIRWIAFMTIRNSVGEGHDQFVDDMYSTPDGSSMVVSRPSFADVVSIDVRTGAINWRFAVSGYRADHMAVSPDGKRVAVSASTGNTVHVLDIVTGKQVGSFKTGDKPHENIFTKDGKYIWNMAIGDVNTQTDAPWLDWTKGDRKITVADANTFQQVKVIDMRERLNAIGLSDYSDAVRPAAFSPDETKLYFQVSFFNGFFEYDIATDKITRTKTLPKSPGVSDDRTTFVNDSRHHGLTMKPDGTKLCIAGTMDDYATVVDRATLQEGPLVPVSKPYWSTVSGDGKSCVVSESGADQVTAIDFATGKKTVSVAVGDHPQRVRVAKVPADWTGPSAN, encoded by the coding sequence ATGCCCCTCTCCCCCACCCGCCGCAGCCGCAGGAACCGGCATCTCGGTGCCGTCGGCGTCGCCCTCGCGCTGACCGCCTCCGCCGCGGCGACCGCGACCCCGGCGAACGCCGCTGCCGACCTGCGGGAGGTGATGTTCGTGGGCAACAACTGGGAGGGCACCGCGGACGTCATCAAGTCCTCCGGCGACTTCGCGAAGATCGGCCGGGTCAACGTCATCCCCGACAAGGACGCGCGGATGGCGGAGATCAACGCCGATCCGATCCGCTGGATCGCGTTCATGACGATCCGCAACAGCGTGGGCGAGGGCCACGACCAGTTCGTGGACGACATGTACTCCACACCGGACGGCTCGTCGATGGTGGTCTCCCGGCCGAGCTTCGCCGACGTGGTCTCCATCGACGTCAGGACCGGCGCCATCAACTGGCGCTTCGCGGTGTCGGGTTACCGCGCCGACCACATGGCGGTCTCCCCCGACGGCAAGCGCGTGGCGGTGTCCGCGTCGACCGGCAACACCGTGCACGTCCTGGACATCGTCACCGGCAAGCAGGTCGGTTCGTTCAAGACCGGCGACAAGCCGCACGAGAACATCTTCACCAAGGACGGCAAGTACATCTGGAACATGGCGATCGGTGATGTGAACACCCAGACCGACGCGCCCTGGCTGGACTGGACGAAGGGTGACCGGAAGATCACCGTCGCCGACGCGAACACCTTCCAGCAGGTCAAGGTGATCGACATGCGGGAGCGGCTCAACGCGATCGGGCTGAGCGACTACTCGGACGCGGTCCGTCCCGCCGCGTTCTCGCCCGACGAGACGAAGCTGTACTTCCAGGTGTCGTTCTTCAACGGCTTCTTCGAGTACGACATCGCCACCGACAAGATCACCCGCACCAAGACCCTGCCGAAGTCCCCCGGGGTCAGCGACGACCGCACCACCTTCGTCAACGACTCCCGCCACCACGGTCTGACCATGAAGCCGGACGGCACCAAGCTGTGCATCGCGGGCACGATGGACGACTACGCGACCGTCGTGGACCGCGCGACCCTCCAGGAGGGCCCGCTCGTCCCCGTCTCCAAGCCGTACTGGTCGACCGTCAGCGGTGACGGCAAGTCCTGTGTGGTCTCCGAGAGCGGCGCCGACCAGGTCACCGCGATCGACTTCGCCACCGGGAAGAAGACCGTGTCCGTCGCAGTCGGCGACCACCCCCAGCGGGTGCGGGTGGCGAAGGTGCCCGCCGACTGGACCGGACCCTCGGCTAACTGA
- a CDS encoding cellulase family glycosylhydrolase: MSNVADMSRLRTRLLGVLVLLTGFLTTAGSTQPASALTDELWFDAQAAATLTVDGGTFKDGLGREVVLRGYNVSGETKLKENNGLPFASVADAKKSATALRALGGGNSVRFLLSWAYAEPVRGQVSTSYLAAATAQMGAFLDAGIKVYPDFHQDLYSRWLFDSDSWYTGDGAPKWAVDLGDYPDEYCGICPFWGQNITSNAAVTEATYDFWHNTYGLQDSFLDTAQKTMTYLKANLTTAQFQGLVGFDPWNEPHPGTLDSGQTSRTWEKNVLWPFYVKFRARMDAAGWQSKPAFVEPNLFWNANIDFQKQEGGLLDAGTIGPRYVFNTHFYDQKAISGVFMWGKAENGQYVNDFGTVRDRATAGGTTAIVSEFGHPLSGSVSDKAPTVYKAMYQALDSRVKGVDWWSNPTASGPVLSGSQWQWDIYWGRHHELMNDNPDKVQVEGDAWNDEDLSAVRLDDSGTAVLRQDARMLDRIYPSATAGRTVAFTYEDRSRDGSTTLTWNPVPSSLPNVSSLVGSGQYSLLVWRSDGSTEPTELHLPASFPTASTTVVSDLGVTAAPPAYTTSTPVAAAKEPGGTGSRRLLLTAADTGKLHYALVTNGATAPSATQLSAARTELSNWLTTRFS; the protein is encoded by the coding sequence ATGTCGAATGTGGCGGACATGTCAAGATTGCGCACTCGTCTGCTCGGTGTTCTGGTACTCCTCACCGGCTTCCTGACCACGGCGGGCTCCACCCAGCCCGCCTCCGCTCTCACTGACGAACTCTGGTTCGACGCCCAGGCCGCGGCCACCCTCACGGTCGACGGCGGAACCTTCAAGGACGGCCTCGGCCGCGAGGTCGTCCTGCGCGGCTACAACGTCTCGGGTGAGACGAAACTCAAGGAGAACAACGGTCTGCCCTTCGCGTCGGTCGCCGACGCGAAGAAGTCGGCGACCGCGCTCAGGGCGCTCGGCGGCGGCAACTCCGTCCGCTTCCTGCTCTCCTGGGCGTACGCGGAACCGGTGCGCGGGCAGGTGAGCACCTCCTACCTCGCGGCGGCCACCGCCCAGATGGGCGCGTTCCTGGACGCCGGGATCAAGGTCTACCCCGACTTCCACCAGGACCTGTACTCCCGCTGGCTGTTCGACTCCGACAGCTGGTACACCGGCGACGGCGCCCCCAAGTGGGCCGTCGACCTCGGCGACTACCCCGACGAGTACTGCGGCATCTGCCCGTTCTGGGGCCAGAACATCACCTCCAACGCGGCCGTGACGGAGGCGACGTACGACTTCTGGCACAACACCTACGGGCTCCAGGACTCCTTCCTGGACACCGCGCAGAAGACGATGACGTATCTGAAGGCGAATCTCACGACCGCCCAGTTCCAGGGCCTCGTGGGCTTCGACCCGTGGAACGAGCCGCACCCCGGGACCCTCGACTCCGGGCAGACCAGCAGGACGTGGGAGAAGAACGTCCTGTGGCCGTTCTACGTCAAGTTCCGTGCCCGGATGGACGCGGCGGGCTGGCAGTCCAAGCCGGCGTTCGTCGAGCCGAACCTCTTCTGGAACGCCAACATCGACTTCCAGAAGCAGGAGGGCGGACTCCTCGACGCGGGCACCATCGGACCGCGCTACGTCTTCAACACCCACTTCTACGACCAGAAGGCGATCTCCGGCGTCTTCATGTGGGGCAAGGCGGAGAACGGCCAGTACGTGAACGACTTCGGTACCGTCCGTGACCGGGCCACCGCCGGCGGCACGACGGCCATCGTCAGCGAGTTCGGACACCCGCTCAGCGGCTCGGTCTCCGACAAGGCGCCCACGGTCTACAAGGCCATGTACCAGGCGCTCGACTCCCGGGTGAAGGGCGTCGACTGGTGGTCGAACCCGACCGCCTCCGGCCCGGTCCTCTCCGGCTCCCAGTGGCAGTGGGACATCTACTGGGGCCGCCACCACGAGCTGATGAACGACAACCCCGACAAGGTGCAGGTCGAGGGCGACGCCTGGAACGACGAGGATCTCTCCGCCGTACGGCTCGACGACTCCGGAACGGCCGTGCTCCGGCAGGACGCCCGGATGCTGGACCGGATCTACCCGAGCGCCACCGCGGGCCGGACGGTCGCCTTCACCTACGAGGACCGCTCGCGCGACGGCTCCACGACGCTGACCTGGAACCCGGTGCCCAGCTCCCTGCCGAACGTCTCCTCGTTGGTCGGCTCCGGCCAGTACTCCCTGTTGGTCTGGCGCTCGGACGGCAGCACCGAACCGACCGAGCTGCACCTCCCGGCGTCCTTCCCCACCGCGTCCACCACGGTGGTGTCCGACCTCGGGGTGACGGCCGCACCGCCGGCGTACACCACGTCCACGCCGGTCGCCGCCGCCAAGGAACCGGGCGGCACCGGCAGCCGTCGCCTGCTCCTCACCGCCGCCGACACGGGCAAGCTGCACTACGCCCTGGTCACCAACGGCGCGACAGCCCCGTCCGCCACGCAGCTGAGCGCGGCACGGACGGAGCTGTCCAACTGGCTGACCACCAGGTTCAGTTAG
- a CDS encoding XdhC family protein: MREILPALGEWYAAGSPFGLATVVAVSRSAPRGPGAAMAVGPGDEVVGSVSGGCVEGAVFELAQEVVASGEARSATFGYSDDDAFAVGLSCGGEITLLVRRVTATEDPSFGQVVETVGAGLPVTVATVVDGPGRRGATLAVWPDRTRGSLGTEGLDAAVAADARGELAQGVTGARHYGPHGERREDSVTVFLHSFAPPPRMLVFGAIDYAAAVARIGDFLGYRVTVCDARPVFATPKRFPPTVEVVVDWPHRYLRGTATDERTVVCVLTHDPKFDVPLLEEALRRPAAYVGAMGSRRTHEDRTRRLREAGLGPGELSRLRSPVGLDLGARTPEEVAVSVAAEIVALRWGGSGVPLTATTGLIHPPTPPR, encoded by the coding sequence ATGCGTGAGATCCTCCCGGCGCTCGGCGAGTGGTACGCGGCGGGCTCCCCCTTCGGCCTCGCCACCGTCGTCGCGGTCAGCCGGAGCGCGCCGCGCGGGCCGGGGGCGGCCATGGCGGTCGGGCCCGGGGACGAGGTCGTGGGCAGCGTCTCCGGCGGCTGTGTGGAGGGCGCGGTGTTCGAGCTGGCCCAGGAGGTCGTGGCGTCCGGCGAGGCACGGTCGGCGACCTTCGGCTACAGCGACGACGACGCGTTCGCGGTGGGGCTGAGCTGCGGCGGGGAGATCACGCTCCTGGTGCGCCGGGTGACGGCGACCGAGGATCCGTCGTTCGGGCAGGTCGTCGAGACGGTGGGCGCCGGGCTTCCGGTGACGGTGGCGACCGTGGTCGACGGCCCCGGACGGCGCGGTGCCACGCTGGCGGTGTGGCCGGACCGGACCCGCGGCTCCCTCGGTACGGAGGGCCTGGACGCCGCGGTCGCGGCCGACGCGCGCGGGGAGCTGGCCCAGGGGGTCACCGGAGCGCGGCACTACGGCCCGCACGGCGAGCGGCGCGAGGACTCGGTCACCGTCTTCCTGCACTCCTTCGCGCCGCCGCCCCGCATGCTGGTCTTCGGCGCGATCGACTACGCGGCGGCGGTGGCCCGTATCGGCGACTTCCTCGGGTACCGGGTCACCGTGTGTGACGCCCGCCCGGTCTTCGCCACCCCGAAACGTTTTCCCCCCACCGTCGAGGTGGTCGTCGACTGGCCGCACCGCTATCTGCGCGGCACCGCCACCGACGAGCGCACCGTCGTCTGCGTCCTCACCCACGACCCCAAGTTCGACGTGCCGCTCCTGGAGGAGGCGTTGCGCCGGCCGGCGGCGTACGTCGGGGCTATGGGGAGCCGCCGGACGCACGAGGACCGCACCCGGCGGCTGCGGGAGGCCGGGCTCGGCCCGGGCGAACTGTCCCGGCTGCGCTCTCCCGTCGGCCTGGACCTCGGTGCCCGTACACCGGAGGAGGTGGCCGTGTCCGTCGCGGCGGAGATCGTCGCGCTGAGGTGGGGCGGCAGCGGGGTGCCGCTGACCGCGACGACCGGGCTGATCCATCCGCCGACCCCGCCCCGGTGA
- a CDS encoding metallophosphoesterase family protein: MRLLLLSDTHLPKRAKALPAPLLAELPHADVVVHAGDWVDEATLDLLQARSRRLIAVYGNNDGPGLRARLPEVARAEPGGLRLAVVHETGPAQGRESRCAARFPDTDVLVFGHSHIPWDTTTSTGLRLLNPGSPTDRRRRPHCTYMTATVADGVLTEVHLHRLPPRT; the protein is encoded by the coding sequence GTGCGCCTGTTGCTCCTCTCCGACACCCACCTGCCCAAGCGCGCCAAAGCACTGCCCGCGCCGCTCCTCGCGGAACTGCCGCACGCCGACGTGGTCGTGCACGCCGGCGACTGGGTGGACGAGGCCACCCTCGACCTCCTCCAGGCCCGCTCACGGCGGCTGATCGCCGTGTACGGCAACAACGACGGCCCCGGGCTGCGCGCCCGTCTGCCCGAGGTGGCCCGTGCCGAACCGGGCGGGCTGCGCCTGGCCGTCGTCCACGAGACCGGCCCCGCCCAGGGCCGCGAATCCCGCTGCGCCGCCCGCTTCCCCGACACCGACGTCCTGGTCTTCGGCCACAGCCACATCCCGTGGGACACGACCACGTCCACCGGCCTGCGCCTGCTCAACCCCGGCTCCCCGACCGACCGCCGCCGCCGGCCCCACTGCACCTACATGACGGCGACGGTCGCGGACGGCGTGCTGACGGAGGTCCACCTGCACCGACTGCCGCCCAGGACCTGA